Sequence from the Clostridium botulinum genome:
AGCTTTTCCCATTGCTAAAGCTCCACATATTCCACCAACTGGAAGTGCTATTAATGGATCTATACTTATTCCTGCTATTGGTCTTAACATAAGTAATAATATAGTTACTAATGGTCCAACTATTGCTGGTAAAAAGTTAGGCTTTTCTTCTGACTCTTGTATTACTTCATCTTGTTTTACAAAACTACCTTTATTCTTTAATTTCTTAGCTATTATACATGTAATAATAACACCAAATATAGCTGGTATTATACCTGCCATCATAACATTAGTTAATGATACTCCTAAATTATCAGATACTGCTATTGTATTAGGATTTGGAGACATTATATTACCGGCCTTACCTCCGCCTACCATAGCTAATAAAATTGATGTTTTACTTAAATTTGCTCTTTTTGCAATAGCTAATGCTATTGGTGCTACTGTTATAACTGCTACGTCTATAAATACACCAACCATAGTTAATACCATCGTTGCTATTGTTAATGAAATAAGTGCTTTAGACTCTCCCATTTTCTCTACAATTGACTCTGCGATTTTAGCTGCTGCACCCGATTGTATTAACACTCCAGCTAACACTCCAGCAGTAAGTATTCTTAATATAGCTGGCATCATATTTTTAGCACCTGCCATCATTAAATTTACAGTGCCTGTTAAACCTGCTCCACCCACAAGTCCCCCTATTAATGCTCCAATTATTAATCCATATGCAGGGTGTACTTTTTTTATAATTAATATAATTGCAATAATTAATGCTATTACTGCTCCCAATGCTGTAACTGTAACTTCCATCTTTATTCCCTCTTTCTCTAATGTAAATGTTTATAATCTCTATTTAATATTTTATAACATGTAATTTTTTTATCTATTGTATTGTAAACGAATTTATATTCCTTATTATTATGCAAATGCACAAAAATAATACTTCACAAAGTAAAATAAGATATAAAGTAAACTTTAATAGTATAATTTATATCCTACATATGCTGTTATTAGCTGAAATAAATCTAAATAATCATTAAATTTAAGTCCAGTAACTTCTTCTATTTTTTCCAATCTATAGTTAAGTGTATTTCTATGTATATGTATTTCATTAGCTGTTTTAGCTCTCTCACCATTGTTTTTCATATAAATTAAGAATGTCTCTAACAATTCCTTTCCCAT
This genomic interval carries:
- a CDS encoding GntP family permease, which produces MEVTVTALGAVIALIIAIILIIKKVHPAYGLIIGALIGGLVGGAGLTGTVNLMMAGAKNMMPAILRILTAGVLAGVLIQSGAAAKIAESIVEKMGESKALISLTIATMVLTMVGVFIDVAVITVAPIALAIAKRANLSKTSILLAMVGGGKAGNIMSPNPNTIAVSDNLGVSLTNVMMAGIIPAIFGVIITCIIAKKLKNKGSFVKQDEVIQESEEKPNFLPAIVGPLVTILLLMLRPIAGISIDPLIALPVGGICGALAMGKAKNVNEYAIFGIGKMSGVAILLIGTGTLAGIISNSGLKDVIIQGINTLGLPSFALAPVSGILMAAATASTTSGAAVASSVFGATALELGVSGLATAAMMHTGATVLDSLPHGSFFHSTGGSINMDMNERLKLIPYEAIVGFTMTVVSTIIFGIIL